ATTTTTACTTAGATGTTATAATTCATTTTAGCCCCAACACGCTGAGCTGTGTGTATACCGGTTGCATCACTGATTTGTtggattttcagtttttttaaggaCCTGGAACAACGTCACAATGAAAACCCAGTAATCCGAGACATCAGCGACATAATTCAGAACCATGCTGCCCATCACTTTGAACCCTACATTGTCTACTGCTCCAATGAAACCTTCCAACAAAGGACGCTTCAGAGGCTGCTGTGAGTGGcagaacaaactaaaacaagCTCTTGTGTGACTCCTGTAACACGACAGAATGCGCtgaacttttctctttttgtgtctCTTAGGAACAATAATACGGCATTCAGAGATACTCTGAAGCAAATCGAGACTAGTTCTGAGTGTGGAGGCCTCCCCATGCTTTCCTTCCTCATCCTACCCATGCAGAGAGTAACCAGGCTGCCACTGCTGCTGGATGTTAGTTTAATGTTTACCCTCATAAATGAACATGCtctcaaatatataaatatatatataaatatatatatatatatatatatatatatatatatatatatatatatatatatatatatatatatatatatatatatatatattatacacatATTTCCTGAAATTACCTGAACATGTCTGTGTGAGGTAGATACACTGGTGTGGTTATAGTATCTGTTACTATGAACTGGAATGTGAACAAAGCTTTACGTAATCTCCAAAAGACATCAAGTTGAGACATTTCTTGTATATTTTAAGCAATATAACAGACAAGGAAAAAAGTTGaactattttaaaagttttaactaTTGTCATTTTGGCTGTTGCCATCTGCCATAGTCAGTATTTAGTGATATCAACATTGGCAAATATTACCGCATTAAATGCTGAAATATCCATCTATTTACCCTGTAAATGCCTTCTACCTCCAGAGATTTATAAGTCTGCATGTGCTTAGTTTTAATGGTCAGTTTTGGCCTCTTCAGATCATTATCCTATTGTAGAAGCCATCTTTTTTACATCATCTTTtagtttacatattttatgaGATGATTATAATTGatacttcattaatcccaaTTGGGAAATTGTTAGTGTATCATATGCAAATTACACTACGAGTAGTGGGCCATTTTTCAGCAACCAGGGTGCAGTTGGGGATAAAGGACCTCTGTCTATATGTCTGTCTTTAGTTTAGTTGAATGGCAGCACAGTTACCAGGTACTGCCAACTAGCAGTTTTCtgaaagttttcttctttaacGTGGCCTTTAACTGCCAGTCCTAATGATAGGCAGCTGTTCAGAGAAGCCACAAGCTGTGGATTGTTCATATGAGGCCTGAGTGGGCTAATCATTTTTGAGTCATTGAATATGTATTGCTTTGACATTTGAAAATGGTCGGGCCTTAAAATAACTGATCCATTTTTTACCTATGGCTTATGTTTAAGTGTAAACTTCTCACATTATCTCACAATGTTCTCCAGTTGTAGCcattaataatgaaaatgagATGAAGGTCATTTGCCAACAGAAGAaagtaatattttaactttttcccctttttgtcTTCAGACAATCTGCCAAAAAACGAAACCTCAGACAGCGGAGTACTTTGCTGCTTTGTGGGCCCTGCAAGCTATGAGCAAGGTATAGATGTTGACAACTCAAATAAATGCTTTGAAAACACTCAAAAGTCAcgtgtctgtgtttctgtgatTGTTTAGTTGTAACTGCTACAATTATCACCTTGACAGTTGGTCACTAGCTGCAATGATGGAGCAAGGCGGATGGAGAGGACAGAGCAGATGTATACTATCCAGAAGCAGATGGAGTTTGGAAAAATCAAGGTACGAACTGAGCATGTTTCTGCAGAGACGCATTCAGGGTTAGATTAGGTTGTTATGTTGTATGAACGGCAGGAAGCATAAATCTACATGGACAAAGCTTTGAAATGATTTTACGCCTGTAATGATAGAGCCAGTCTGGTACAGAGAAGGACTTCTTGGTTTTCTTGGCTAACCATGTGTTCTCACAGCCTTTCCCACTGGTGTCATCATCACGCTGGTTGAAGAAGCGGGGTGAGCTCGCCATCTCCACTGAGGAGCTCAGCATATGGAGGGCTTTCAGCACCAGAAGCTACTACCTGTTTCTCTTTAATGATGTACTGATTGTCACTAAGAAGAAAACGTGAGTTCACATGCAcagcttgtttatttatatttttcacttAAGTTGAATAACATTTTGTtgataaagatgaaaatgtgtttttaatgaatGGGGCAAACTGATGTTGCTATGTCACAAAATGCTTTAGTGATCTTAAAAAGGGAGCTGGTAGCTGCACATGTTTTCCAAGAGACTTCACTGACTTTGTTTTATAATAGCTTGTGAAAATATAAGCAAAtattctccaacacatccaatCAAAATGCACAATTTAGAGTCTGAGCAAATGAAATCACATGTAAGACTAAAGAGCAAACCTGTTTGGGCATCAGCTGTTGAAGAATAGTGGATGATGTCACTTATGGTGTATTAAAGTAATGTGGTCATTTTTAGGTGACTTTTTaggtgaataaaataaaaggggTCTGAAACTAAGTGGATCCAGCTGCTGGCAGGGAGCATGAGAAGTGGATGGAAAAGGGACAGCAAGGAGAGAGGATGGATGTGGTGTGTGCATACTTGAGATTCTTCAATCTTGCATTAAGCTAGTCAGCTCGGCTGGGTACAGCTGTCTGTTTTGAATTAGGGAGAAAGCAAACAATGTCAGCTCAGAGAAGGAGTTGCCTACAACATTGGAGTCATTTTAGTGCTTCCACAGTCAACATTGTGACCTAGTCCCTCGGCATCAGGTGATAAAATATTAGATGCTTTAAAAGCAGTTATCCAAGGAATAtagtttaactattttttatgtgtgtatatatatatgtttagtCAGAGTATTACTGATTCCGTCCCTACATGCTGCAGCCAGTGACTGAACATAATAAAGTCATGATTTTCTGTCTGTCCAGTGAGGAGAGCTTTGTGGTGCTGGACTATGCTACTCTGGAGAATGTGGAAGTGGAAGTCGGGGAGGAAACAGATGTACAGATGTCTCCATCTGCCAAAACCAACTCCAGCAACCTTTCCTTCAAACTGAAGATGAGCAGGAACAGCGAGGGGAGATCAGAGCGAATCTCCTTAGTAGCTGACTCCAGGTACTGCTGCCCTAAGCCCCCATCTAATGTTTTTATAGCTCCAATATTCACTTAATGtaccagagatgggagttgacaTTTGAAAACACATCTGGAACTCCATCCACTTATGACTTCTATCAATCTGTCACAGAactgaacagaaataaatacaactacaGGCTTAATCTTTTGAATATCTAGTTATAGATGCAATTAATTCACATTGCcacccacacatacactctGAAAATGGGCCATTATGTGTTTGGCTCCCTCTGCTGACAACGTCTTAACTGCAACCTGCTGCcatgttttacaaaaacagacttCATTGTATAAACctctgattctttttttttgccaaggGTGGACCGTGCACGCTGGATAATCGCTCTGACAGAGAACAAGCAGACGGGTGTATTGACTTACAGAGATGGTAGGTCTGCATGCTTTAATTACATGGAGAAATTCTAAATGTAAGTGTGGCCATCCTTTTCAAGGACTTCATGAAAGATTTCTCTGGAAAGTAATTATGTGCTATCATTTGCAGTTATTTGTTAAAACTGGATCAGATGGCTAAATGACTTTTGAACAGACATGAGATacgttttcttttaaatgaatctgTTTAATTAAAGTCTTACACTCTGATGCCACAGCTTTAAAGATTTTGATGTGACCGTTACAGTATATTTTCGTTACTGTGTGAATGTTTTCATGTTCTACAACTTAACGTAGACAAAAAGGGTTAAAAGTTGCTGGAAGGGTTTTACGTCTGTTTAATTTTAGGCCCTTAaccttaataaaataaaatgtcttagATCAGATTCTGACATTAAAGCAAAGAACCAACAAAGGCTTATGTGGAacatggtttttgtttttaacaatctAAACGGATACCTATTAAAGACCACTTACCAGACATAAATTTTAGTTATATAAACAATTCAATGCATCAATGTTTTAGATCTACCGCAGTATGAGGCCACCAAAGCCTACATGCCAAAGGAGCCAGATGAACTTGGCCTGCGACAGGCTGAGCTTGTCATCGTCCTGCAAAAAGAGGAAGGTGAGTTCTACATGGCTCCATCACTAAATAAGAAGCATCACATTGTGCTTGACACTTGTCACCCTCTAAATTTCACATTAAAGCAGACAactgttttaattcattttcccGTGTTCTTCCTAGCATGGTGCTATGGGGAGAGAATGCGGGACGGAGAAAAGGGCTGGTTTCCTGCAAACTGTGCCACAGAGATTACCAACCCCACTGCCATGGAGGACAATGTACAACGTATGAAGCGGTTGCGCAAAGAGACAAATGTTTGAATGGCCAGTGGGCATACCATGTCAAGATTTGCTAGAGTGGACAAAATGCACACACTAGTAGATTAGCACTCCATATTCAGGTTTTTCCAGACAGTTGCTATTGAATCAGATAGGAAAATAATTaccataagttttttttttttttaagtcagcaCTGGACAAACTTCACAACAGCCTTAACAGACCATGTGTCATGTTTCTAGAAAATGTAGCCATGAGGTTTCtgcttcatttagttttttgtacATTGTTCAGAccgaattatttttaaatttaaaaaaacttgcTGCAGAGCCATCTATTAAAGCTTTGTGTTCACCCTGAGTGTGCGTCGAATATATGCTGCACATTTAGAAAAGCAGCATTCCTAACCCAGTGGACCTTTTTACTCATGCAACTTAGTTCTGATGTTCCTGtataaatgtaatgtttttcctGCATTGTAAAATGGATCTTTAGTCTCAAAATTTGGGCATGCCAAAGTCAACTCTAGTAGTATGTACACTGAAAAGCTGAGTATTTTACGAATAAAACGTCCTGCATCTGCTTGCAATCAAACCTCAAGATGGGGCCTATTGCCAAATACTTGTTACATTTCTTGCATGACAAATCATGAAGACTTAAGTAGATGCAGTTTAGAAAGTATACCTTTGTTTTCTATATGTGTAGACAAACCTTCAATCTATAAGCTTGAAATCTGATGCTTTGATGGCCTGTATActtgaatcaaataaaaaccaccACTACAGACAAGTTTTCTGGTTTCTTGAGTTTTATTTGAGCTtgcattttgttaaaatgttttgaatacataaaaagttatttaaaaatgtcaaactgaCCAGATATCAAATtcaattttatctttaaaaacg
This region of Melanotaenia boesemani isolate fMelBoe1 chromosome 13, fMelBoe1.pri, whole genome shotgun sequence genomic DNA includes:
- the arhgef16 gene encoding rho guanine nucleotide exchange factor 16, which encodes MSQSKSDSCEANQAPLIFENQFSTELHIHEPGDNCCQPETLQKPQSETSTLQEDTVDRIVVPQQVVLSTKSPAALKVGTHQLIPKNLAITSRPKNRHHTTVVTFPVGLEKSTSRNHSRHSTQGPDVSWEDYDSDGDGFALRRNRRNKSYRAAVTSIDIEAITAEQTAPTTLKPVNEEKEISPGPAPAPGRKRTLGRKKNQRGSFKNATPCLYQEMRERGLHSTNQDELLEDFVVVEPPEEEQGIVVKSYRPAQLTWSQLPQVKDTDILTEITPQERKRQEAIFEIITSEHSYLHSLGILVHHFKNSDALRKTMTTTEHHHLFSNISVIHNISQRFFKDLEQRHNENPVIRDISDIIQNHAAHHFEPYIVYCSNETFQQRTLQRLLNNNTAFRDTLKQIETSSECGGLPMLSFLILPMQRVTRLPLLLDTICQKTKPQTAEYFAALWALQAMSKLVTSCNDGARRMERTEQMYTIQKQMEFGKIKPFPLVSSSRWLKKRGELAISTEELSIWRAFSTRSYYLFLFNDVLIVTKKKTEESFVVLDYATLENVEVEVGEETDVQMSPSAKTNSSNLSFKLKMSRNSEGRSERISLVADSRVDRARWIIALTENKQTGVLTYRDDLPQYEATKAYMPKEPDELGLRQAELVIVLQKEEAWCYGERMRDGEKGWFPANCATEITNPTAMEDNVQRMKRLRKETNV